From Oscillospiraceae bacterium CM, a single genomic window includes:
- the mnmG gene encoding tRNA uridine-5-carboxymethylaminomethyl(34) synthesis enzyme MnmG, which produces MTYDAGQFDIAVIGAGHAGIEAALASARLGMKTICFTINLDAIGNMPCNPAIGGTAKGHLVRELDALGGEMAKAADETCIQYRLLNRGKGPAVHSLRAQADRRAYQARMKQALEQQGNLSLKQAEIVDIAVQNGAVTSVTTHTGAVYRVKAAVICSGTYLSGRTIVGETVCEGGPDGMFAATALGSRLKALGLEMRRFKTGTPPRLNARSVDFSKMEIQPGDDVPVPFSFETASPPENRAVCYLTYTNEETHTVIRENLDRSPLYSGVIEGVGPRYCPSIEDKVVRFADKKRHQLFIEPMGLGTEEVYVQGFSSSLPEDVQIKMLHTIPGLENAEMMRSAYAIEYDCLDPLELLPTLETKKIRGLYGAGQFNGTSGYEEAAVQGFVAGVNAALAIKGEPPMLLRRDDGYIGTLIDDLVTKGTNEPYRMMTSRSEYRLYHRQDNADIRLAHIGHRIGLISNARYEKIVTKYEAVAREMKRLETTFIPPTPELAAMLEENGTTAPPSGVSLASLLRRPQLNYESLAPFDRDRPGLDLAVREQAEISIKYDGYLKRQTRQVEDARRMEDVRLPDDIDYSTLQGLRIEARQKLTRVRPLNLGQASRISGVSPADIAALMIHLGRG; this is translated from the coding sequence ATGACGTACGACGCCGGACAATTTGATATTGCCGTCATCGGGGCAGGGCATGCTGGGATTGAAGCGGCCCTGGCGTCAGCGCGCCTTGGGATGAAAACCATTTGCTTCACAATTAACCTCGACGCTATCGGCAACATGCCGTGCAACCCCGCTATTGGCGGTACGGCGAAGGGCCACCTCGTCCGCGAGCTGGACGCCTTGGGCGGCGAGATGGCGAAGGCCGCCGACGAAACGTGTATTCAATATAGGCTTTTAAACCGCGGGAAAGGCCCTGCCGTCCATTCCCTGCGCGCACAGGCCGACAGGCGGGCTTATCAGGCGCGGATGAAACAAGCGCTTGAGCAGCAGGGGAACCTAAGCCTTAAACAGGCGGAAATCGTTGATATCGCTGTTCAAAATGGCGCGGTTACGAGCGTCACGACACATACAGGGGCTGTTTACCGCGTGAAGGCCGCCGTTATTTGCTCTGGAACGTACTTATCGGGCCGAACGATCGTTGGCGAGACCGTCTGCGAAGGCGGGCCGGACGGGATGTTTGCAGCCACTGCCCTCGGCTCCCGGCTGAAAGCCCTCGGCCTTGAGATGCGCCGGTTTAAAACAGGCACGCCGCCGCGCCTTAACGCCCGCAGCGTTGACTTTTCCAAAATGGAGATTCAGCCGGGCGACGACGTGCCGGTGCCGTTTTCCTTTGAAACGGCGTCCCCGCCCGAAAACCGCGCCGTCTGTTATCTGACATATACAAATGAAGAAACGCACACCGTCATCCGTGAAAATCTTGACCGCAGCCCATTGTATTCCGGCGTCATCGAGGGCGTCGGCCCGCGATACTGCCCATCCATTGAAGACAAGGTCGTGCGCTTTGCCGATAAAAAACGCCATCAGCTTTTTATCGAGCCGATGGGCCTCGGTACCGAGGAGGTCTACGTGCAGGGCTTCTCCTCCTCCCTGCCGGAGGACGTACAGATTAAAATGCTGCACACCATTCCGGGCCTTGAGAACGCCGAAATGATGCGCAGCGCTTATGCCATTGAATACGACTGCCTTGACCCTTTAGAGCTTCTCCCGACGCTGGAGACGAAAAAAATTCGCGGTCTTTACGGCGCAGGGCAGTTTAACGGCACATCCGGCTACGAGGAGGCTGCCGTGCAGGGCTTTGTCGCGGGCGTGAATGCCGCATTGGCGATTAAAGGTGAGCCGCCGATGCTCCTCCGGCGCGACGACGGGTATATCGGCACGCTCATCGACGACCTCGTGACGAAGGGCACAAACGAGCCGTATCGCATGATGACATCGCGCTCGGAATACAGGCTCTACCACCGACAGGACAACGCAGACATTCGCCTAGCCCACATTGGGCACCGCATCGGCCTCATTTCGAACGCGCGGTATGAAAAGATTGTCACGAAATACGAGGCTGTTGCGCGCGAAATGAAGCGTCTGGAGACGACGTTTATCCCGCCGACGCCAGAGCTTGCCGCCATGCTTGAAGAGAATGGGACGACGGCGCCGCCGTCCGGCGTGAGTCTGGCTTCCCTGCTGCGCCGACCACAGCTGAATTATGAGAGCCTTGCGCCGTTTGACCGGGACAGGCCGGGGCTTGACCTCGCCGTTCGTGAGCAGGCCGAAATTTCGATTAAATACGACGGGTATTTAAAACGCCAGACGCGGCAGGTTGAGGACGCGCGGCGGATGGAGGACGTCCGCCTGCCGGACGACATTGACTACAGCACGCTGCAGGGGCTGCGCATCGAAGCGCGGCAAAAGCTCACGCGCGTGCGTCCTTTAAATCTTGGGCAGGCTTCACGCATTTCCGGTGTATCACCCGCCGATATTGCGGCGCTCATGATTCATCTGGGTAGAGGATGA
- a CDS encoding transketolase, translated as MEHQVSAKELRVIAEGIRLVTLQELEGFGAGHIGGAMSIVETLAVLYGSELRCDPANPGWPERDRLVLSKGHAGPALYATLSLKGFFPKEMLAELNQGGGRLPSHCDRNKTPGVDMTTGSLGQGISAAIGIALGCRLNKSDSITYLIIGDGECDEGQVWEGVMSASQFKVDNMITFVDRNKQQLDGFTKDIMDLGDIGEKFAAFGWFVQTVDGHDTGAILDAVVTAKNTKGVPSVIVLDTVKGFGTFAAGVEGNHHMSFTKEQMEEAVKVVTERLEGARAAAAAERLEKKAAEEEATEQAAASEDAASPTEVAPPAMTEETDPEEGEADV; from the coding sequence ATGGAACATCAAGTAAGCGCCAAGGAGCTTCGCGTCATCGCTGAGGGTATCCGCCTTGTCACGCTGCAGGAGCTGGAGGGCTTCGGGGCGGGCCATATCGGCGGTGCAATGTCAATTGTGGAAACCCTGGCTGTTTTATACGGCAGCGAGCTGCGCTGTGACCCCGCCAATCCCGGCTGGCCGGAGCGGGACAGGCTCGTTTTGTCGAAGGGCCATGCGGGCCCGGCGTTATACGCAACGCTCTCTTTAAAGGGCTTTTTCCCAAAGGAGATGCTCGCAGAACTCAATCAGGGCGGCGGTCGGCTGCCCAGCCACTGTGACCGGAACAAGACGCCCGGCGTTGATATGACGACAGGATCCTTGGGTCAGGGCATTTCGGCGGCCATCGGCATTGCGCTCGGGTGCCGCCTGAACAAGTCCGACAGCATCACCTATCTCATCATTGGAGACGGGGAGTGCGACGAGGGTCAGGTCTGGGAGGGCGTCATGTCCGCTTCCCAGTTCAAGGTTGACAATATGATCACATTTGTTGACCGCAATAAGCAGCAGCTCGACGGCTTTACAAAGGATATCATGGACCTCGGCGACATCGGCGAGAAATTCGCCGCCTTTGGCTGGTTTGTCCAGACGGTTGACGGCCACGATACCGGGGCGATTCTTGACGCTGTTGTGACGGCTAAAAATACAAAAGGTGTCCCGTCGGTCATCGTCCTGGACACGGTTAAAGGCTTTGGCACGTTTGCCGCCGGCGTTGAGGGCAACCATCACATGAGCTTTACAAAGGAGCAGATGGAAGAAGCCGTCAAGGTGGTGACAGAGCGCCTCGAAGGTGCCCGCGCGGCCGCCGCAGCAGAGCGGCTGGAGAAGAAGGCCGCCGAAGAAGAAGCCACCGAACAGGCGGCGGCATCAGAAGATGCGGCATCACCGACCGAGGTGGCGCCGCCTGCCATGACGGAAGAGACAGACCCGGAAGAGGGGGAAGCAGATGTTTAA
- a CDS encoding glycine--tRNA ligase, giving the protein MLKNTEKTMDKLVALCKGRGFVYAGSEIYGGLANTWDYGPLGVELKNNIKRAWWKKFVQESPYNVGLDSAILMNPQVWVASGHVATFNDPLIDCKACKTRHRADKLCEEWNHANNVTDVVIEAMDNDALIAYIKDKGITCPDCGKADFTDIRKFNLMFKTYQGVNEDTAAQIYLRPETAQGIFVNFKNIQRTSRKKVPFGVCQIGKSFRNEITPGNFTFRTREFEQMELEFFCKPGTDLEWFDYWRSFCRDWLFALGMNEENIRLRDHEKEELSHYSNATTDFEFLFPFGWGELWGVADRTDFDLKAHQTTSGENMEYFDQETNEKYIPYVIEPSLGADRVTLAFLIDAYDEEVVDAEKNDTRVVLRLHPALAPFKCAVLPLSKKLSEAAGAVYDNLRKHFMVDFDDAGSIGKRYRRQDEIGTPYCLTFDFESMEDGCVTVRDRDTMAQERVKTDDLVHYLLKKISF; this is encoded by the coding sequence ATGCTGAAAAATACGGAAAAAACGATGGACAAGCTCGTAGCGCTCTGCAAGGGGCGCGGCTTTGTGTATGCGGGCAGCGAAATTTACGGCGGCCTTGCCAACACGTGGGACTACGGCCCTTTAGGCGTCGAGCTGAAAAACAACATCAAACGCGCCTGGTGGAAAAAGTTCGTGCAGGAGAGCCCATATAACGTCGGGCTTGACTCGGCCATACTCATGAACCCGCAGGTCTGGGTCGCCTCCGGCCATGTCGCGACCTTTAATGACCCGCTTATTGACTGCAAGGCCTGCAAAACGCGCCACCGGGCCGACAAGCTCTGCGAGGAATGGAATCACGCCAATAATGTGACGGACGTTGTGATTGAAGCGATGGATAACGACGCGCTCATCGCTTATATTAAAGACAAGGGCATCACCTGCCCGGACTGCGGTAAAGCAGACTTCACGGACATTCGCAAATTTAACCTTATGTTTAAAACATATCAGGGTGTCAATGAGGATACGGCGGCGCAGATATACCTCCGTCCGGAGACGGCACAGGGCATTTTCGTCAATTTCAAAAATATCCAGCGCACATCGCGCAAGAAGGTACCATTCGGCGTGTGCCAAATCGGCAAATCGTTCCGGAATGAAATCACGCCCGGCAACTTCACTTTCAGAACGCGCGAATTTGAACAGATGGAGCTGGAGTTTTTCTGCAAACCCGGTACCGACCTTGAATGGTTTGATTATTGGCGTAGCTTCTGCCGCGACTGGCTCTTCGCGCTTGGCATGAATGAGGAAAACATCCGCCTGCGCGACCATGAGAAGGAGGAGCTGTCCCACTACTCCAACGCCACGACCGACTTTGAGTTTCTCTTCCCGTTCGGTTGGGGCGAACTGTGGGGCGTTGCCGACAGAACGGATTTTGATCTCAAAGCCCATCAGACAACGTCGGGCGAAAATATGGAATACTTCGATCAGGAGACGAACGAAAAATATATCCCTTACGTCATTGAGCCGTCGCTCGGCGCCGACCGCGTAACGCTCGCGTTTCTCATCGACGCCTACGACGAGGAGGTCGTCGACGCTGAGAAAAACGACACGCGTGTCGTTTTACGACTGCACCCGGCGCTTGCGCCGTTTAAATGCGCCGTTCTGCCGCTGTCGAAAAAACTGTCGGAGGCGGCGGGCGCTGTCTACGACAACCTCCGGAAGCATTTTATGGTGGATTTTGACGATGCCGGCTCTATTGGCAAGCGCTACAGACGGCAGGATGAGATCGGCACGCCGTATTGCCTGACGTTTGACTTCGAGTCCATGGAGGATGGCTGTGTCACCGTGCGCGACCGTGATACCATGGCGCAGGAGCGTGTCAAAACGGACGACCTTGTCCATTATTTGCTCAAGAAAATCAGCTTTTAA
- a CDS encoding transketolase family protein, whose translation MFNVRESFSKSDTLMRDAYCKTLMALAEENEDIVVLDADLVSSSGMKPFFKAYPERAFNVGIAEANMVGIAAGLSAVGKIPFAHSFGCFASRKTCDQIMISAAYAKLNVKILGSDPGVTASYNGGTHMPFEDMGVLRSIPGITLIELTDPVMVKDVVRQLAGRYGVYYLRMPRKNVTAIYEEGSTFEIGKGNILADGKDVTIFASGILVAEALEAREMLKKDKISARIVDLFTWKPIDMALIEKCARETKTFVTAENHNIFGGLGAAVSEAVVKTYPVPVEMVGVTDRFGQVGTEDYLKKEYGLTAEAIAQAAGRAVSRKKRGIFSL comes from the coding sequence ATGTTTAACGTCCGTGAATCATTTTCAAAAAGCGACACGCTGATGCGTGACGCGTACTGCAAAACGCTGATGGCTCTGGCGGAGGAAAACGAGGACATCGTCGTTTTAGACGCCGACCTCGTCAGTTCCTCCGGCATGAAACCGTTTTTCAAGGCGTATCCAGAGAGGGCTTTTAACGTCGGTATCGCCGAAGCCAACATGGTTGGCATCGCCGCCGGGCTCTCGGCCGTCGGCAAAATTCCCTTCGCGCACAGCTTCGGCTGTTTTGCCTCGCGCAAAACATGTGACCAGATCATGATCTCGGCGGCCTACGCCAAATTAAATGTCAAAATTCTCGGCTCAGACCCCGGTGTGACGGCCTCGTATAACGGCGGTACGCACATGCCTTTTGAGGATATGGGCGTTCTCCGCTCCATCCCCGGCATCACGCTCATTGAGCTCACGGACCCCGTTATGGTGAAAGATGTCGTCCGTCAGCTCGCCGGGCGCTACGGCGTTTACTATCTCCGTATGCCGCGCAAAAACGTGACGGCTATCTACGAGGAGGGCTCGACATTTGAGATTGGCAAGGGCAACATTTTAGCCGACGGCAAGGACGTCACGATTTTCGCCTCCGGCATTCTGGTGGCGGAAGCCCTCGAAGCGCGTGAGATGCTTAAAAAAGATAAAATTTCGGCACGTATTGTCGATCTCTTCACATGGAAGCCGATTGACATGGCGCTCATCGAAAAATGTGCCCGCGAGACGAAGACGTTTGTCACTGCGGAGAATCACAACATCTTCGGCGGCCTCGGCGCCGCCGTCTCGGAGGCCGTCGTGAAAACATATCCCGTGCCAGTTGAAATGGTCGGCGTCACCGACCGCTTCGGGCAAGTCGGCACGGAGGATTATCTCAAAAAAGAGTACGGCCTGACGGCGGAAGCTATCGCCCAGGCAGCAGGTCGCGCCGTCTCCAGAAAAAAGCGCGGCATCTTTTCACTGTAA